Proteins encoded in a region of the Burkholderiales bacterium genome:
- a CDS encoding CBS domain-containing protein, with product MLISEILALKGNEIVSVPPDCTVREALARMVEKDISSVVVMSGGTMVGLLTGRDILKALHERGCALTGVTVAEVMVTEPIIGNPDDTVDYVRGVMTENHITHLPVMEGERLLGIISFHDVARACLSEAKLENRLLKRYIRHWPE from the coding sequence GTGCTGATCAGCGAAATCCTCGCCCTGAAGGGCAACGAAATCGTCTCCGTCCCGCCCGACTGCACCGTGCGGGAGGCCCTCGCACGCATGGTGGAAAAGGACATCAGCTCGGTGGTGGTGATGTCGGGAGGGACCATGGTGGGGCTCCTCACCGGCCGGGACATCCTCAAGGCCCTGCATGAGCGGGGTTGTGCGCTCACGGGCGTCACGGTGGCGGAGGTCATGGTCACCGAGCCCATCATCGGCAATCCCGACGACACCGTGGACTACGTGCGCGGGGTCATGACCGAAAACCACATCACCCACCTGCCGGTCATGGAGGGGGAACGCCTGCTGGGCATCATCTCCTTCCACGACGTCGCCCGCGCCTGCCTGTCCGAGGCCAAGCTGGAAAACCGCCTGCTCAAGCGCTACATCCGCCACTGGCCCGAATGA